One window of the Syntrophobacterales bacterium genome contains the following:
- a CDS encoding HD domain-containing protein yields the protein MNHVRKKLIVRLLLAWIALSVLIGAVVFFMETRKIDAYVVALALEESRDFEKIHENFLKNPDLQHLEQLREAARQHIEDGHFIAVKLYNHDGELIAEANHPDARLIKEKINSRQPDIAAIDRVHFRQFYGNGGQIFVKIHVPLKTAGHELEGYFEGVYKANPRTMTEIKNRLILSLLQVMAIIFFTALAIYPIVLSLNRGLIKLTGDLSLANIGMLKVLGSAIAKRDSETNIHNYRVTIYAVRLAEAAGLKREYIADLIKGSFLHDVGKIAISDRILLKPGKLTEEETAIMKTHVHHGVDIVGHYGWLKDAAEVVRYHHEKFDGSGYEAGLKGHDIPINARIFALADVFDALTSRRPYKEPFSLAEAMRILAEGSGSHFDPALIASFTGIAGSLYEEINGAGDKLLENALDQLIDRYFSAGLQESPRLNCWEFMKCGREVGGAKADELGICLAYPDHGKHCARIVGTLCGGEVQGSFAQKFGNCRKCPFFKSKHYDRMFSQKKE from the coding sequence ATGAATCATGTCCGTAAAAAATTGATCGTCCGGCTGCTCCTGGCATGGATTGCTCTGTCCGTCCTGATCGGCGCGGTCGTGTTCTTCATGGAGACGAGGAAGATCGACGCCTATGTGGTCGCACTGGCCTTGGAAGAATCCCGTGATTTCGAGAAGATCCATGAAAATTTTCTCAAAAATCCGGATCTCCAGCATCTTGAACAGCTCAGGGAGGCAGCCCGGCAGCACATCGAAGACGGACATTTCATCGCCGTCAAACTCTATAACCATGACGGGGAACTGATCGCCGAGGCGAACCATCCCGACGCGCGGCTGATCAAAGAAAAAATCAATAGCCGTCAGCCCGATATTGCCGCGATCGATCGCGTTCATTTCCGGCAGTTCTACGGCAACGGCGGTCAGATTTTTGTCAAGATCCATGTACCTCTGAAGACAGCCGGCCACGAGCTCGAAGGCTATTTTGAAGGAGTTTACAAGGCAAATCCCCGAACGATGACGGAGATAAAAAACCGTCTCATTCTCTCCCTTCTGCAGGTTATGGCGATCATATTTTTCACCGCGCTGGCGATTTATCCGATTGTCCTGTCTCTGAACAGAGGACTGATCAAACTGACCGGGGATCTCTCACTCGCCAATATCGGAATGCTCAAGGTCCTGGGCAGCGCGATTGCCAAGCGGGACAGCGAAACCAACATCCACAATTACCGCGTGACAATCTATGCCGTCCGCCTTGCTGAGGCTGCCGGTCTCAAGAGGGAATATATCGCCGATCTCATCAAGGGTTCATTCCTCCATGATGTGGGAAAGATCGCGATCAGCGACCGGATCCTCCTCAAGCCCGGGAAACTCACCGAGGAGGAGACGGCCATCATGAAAACCCATGTGCACCACGGGGTTGACATCGTTGGGCATTACGGCTGGCTGAAGGATGCCGCGGAGGTCGTCCGGTATCATCACGAGAAATTCGACGGCAGCGGTTACGAGGCCGGTCTCAAGGGGCATGACATTCCAATCAATGCCCGGATATTTGCCCTGGCCGATGTCTTTGACGCGCTGACCTCCCGGCGGCCTTACAAGGAGCCGTTTTCGTTGGCAGAAGCCATGCGGATCTTGGCAGAGGGCAGCGGAAGTCACTTCGATCCGGCACTTATCGCCTCCTTTACCGGTATAGCCGGCTCGCTCTACGAGGAAATAAACGGAGCCGGGGATAAACTGCTCGAAAACGCATTGGATCAACTCATCGACCGGTATTTTTCCGCGGGCCTTCAGGAGAGCCCGCGGCTGAACTGCTGGGAGTTCATGAAATGCGGCCGTGAGGTCGGCGGAGCTAAGGCAGATGAACTGGGCATTTGCCTGGCCTATCCTGACCACGGTAAACACTGCGCCCGCATCGTCGGTACGCTTTGTGGAGGAGAAGTTCAGGGATCTTTTGCGCAGAAATTCGGAAACTGCCGGAAGTGCCCTTTCTTCAAGAGCAAGCACTACGACCGGATGTTCAGCCAAAAAAAGGAATAA
- a CDS encoding GGDEF domain-containing protein, with product MNSFRFKLGLLLAVIAGAFIVSQVVYRDTITAMHGSVFSAVDTLEIVHRAEYFHSATHMMLYLASHYPVRKDEKTYNEYVTIRESGRNTIDALIESAVSSGHQHQIEEATGRPADDLRSVFHAFAAETDAVFSGTDKGTSAHLEKARLLFDDIFRNYLTVIHNYHEARMVSLRRGAHEMNQRVTFLFYGQLIIILLAAVVAFAFSQRVLLRIYTTTERHAFSDGLTGLKNRRYLDDIGANEASDLIRKETPFSILFADIDHFKSFNDAYGHQAGDKLLNEFAGHLRMGVRIADTVVRYGGEEFLAILPGADKAAAFAVAEKMRKQIETADVLLPSGEPGKKVTASFGVASFPHDGIRKFTALLKKADERLYLAKESGRNRVVC from the coding sequence ATGAATTCTTTCAGGTTCAAGCTCGGGCTCCTTCTCGCGGTCATCGCGGGCGCCTTCATCGTTTCGCAGGTCGTCTACCGGGACACCATAACCGCAATGCATGGTTCGGTCTTTTCCGCTGTCGATACGCTGGAGATTGTTCACAGAGCCGAATATTTTCATTCGGCAACGCATATGATGCTGTATCTTGCCTCGCACTATCCTGTACGCAAAGACGAAAAAACATATAATGAGTACGTGACCATACGAGAGAGCGGCCGTAATACGATCGATGCGTTGATCGAATCCGCCGTGTCAAGTGGACACCAGCACCAAATCGAGGAAGCAACTGGGCGGCCGGCGGATGATTTACGTTCGGTGTTTCATGCCTTTGCGGCAGAGACCGACGCCGTCTTTTCCGGCACGGATAAGGGGACTTCCGCACATCTGGAAAAGGCCCGCCTCCTTTTTGACGATATCTTCAGAAATTATCTGACGGTCATCCATAATTACCATGAAGCGCGTATGGTATCGTTGAGGAGGGGTGCGCATGAGATGAACCAAAGGGTTACCTTTCTCTTTTACGGACAACTTATCATCATTTTACTCGCGGCCGTTGTGGCGTTTGCCTTCTCGCAGCGCGTCCTGCTCAGGATATATACGACGACGGAGCGCCATGCCTTCTCGGACGGCCTGACGGGATTGAAGAATAGGAGATATCTCGACGACATCGGCGCCAACGAGGCGAGCGACTTGATTCGCAAGGAGACGCCATTTTCGATCCTCTTCGCCGATATCGATCATTTCAAATCGTTCAATGATGCCTACGGACATCAGGCTGGAGATAAACTTTTGAATGAATTCGCCGGCCATCTAAGGATGGGAGTTCGAATCGCGGATACCGTTGTCCGGTATGGCGGCGAAGAGTTTTTGGCAATCCTTCCCGGCGCCGATAAGGCCGCCGCCTTTGCGGTTGCGGAGAAGATGAGGAAACAGATCGAAACCGCCGATGTCCTTCTCCCTTCAGGGGAGCCGGGGAAAAAGGTCACTGCAAGCTTCGGCGTCGCCTCTTTTCCGCACGACGGCATCAGAAAGTTTACGGCACTTCTCAAGAAAGCCGATGAGCGCCTGTACCTGGCCAAGGAGTCGGGCAGGAACAGGGTCGTTTGTTAA